The Reichenbachiella carrageenanivorans region TTGATTATGAAAATGACGATGTAAATCAAGCGCTCAAAACCTTGATCAACACCTTGTCCAAAAATATTCTGATTACTAAAGAAGACTTTCAACCTTTGCTAGAAAAAGCCGTGACCAATACCTTGCAATTGCTTTATGACCCAGCAGGGTATTACACTCAAGTATTAATGGACTCTGATGCATTGGACAAAGCACAGGAGCTCAAATCCAACAGCAAATATATCAAACTCCACAAGGCCTTGTTTGACGATTTGCTGATCAAACTTGGAAAAAACACAGGCACCAAACAAACCATCGAGGCAGCCGCATCGGACTACACGGGATACGAAACGGAGCTTGCCGAAAACGTGGCACTATTCGAGCGAACACTTGCTCTAGAGATATTAGAGAAACAAGTAGCTGTAGATGAGCTGCCCATGCCAGAACCTCTCGATGAACTCGAAGAAGTACTTAGCATGGACGAACCAAAAGTTGCTACTCCTCCCGCAGATACTTCCTCCTCAAAAGAAATCAACGATGAGTTCGAACCCATCGCAGACTTACAAGAAGAAGAGGTCGATGAGGAAGAAGATGGCCTGTCGACAAACGTAAATGAACAGTACAAGGAAGACATCCGAACGCTAAACCAGAGATACGAAGAAAAAGAAAAGGAGAAAACGGTAGCCGCAGTACTAGAAACCCAATCGCTCTCTAATCTCAAAAACAACATCAACATTAATCAACGATATATGTTTGTAAATGATCTTTTTGATGGTGATGATCAGGACTATGAAATAGCTATGGATGAGGTGGAACACTGTGATTCTTTCGATTCTTCGGTAGAACTTCTCGTGCAAAACTATGCCAAAAAACACGATTGGGATATGAATTCCGACGAAGTAAAGGAGCTTCTCAAAGTAATTTTCAAACGATTCCGATAGTCTGAAATTTTCCAAAAAAATACGGCTGCTACTATCGCATAAGTATCTGCATGCGGTGAGAGTCCAATTTGATCAGGATGAACAGTAAAATTGTGAAAGACCACAAAGATGATCCTCCATAGCTAAAAAATGGTAGTGGTATTCCTATCACAGGAAAGAAACCAATCGTCATCGCGATATTCACTGCAAAGTGAAAAAAGAATACACTCAAAACACCATAGGCATAAATTCGTGCAAACTTAGATTTTTGCCTTTCGGCAATAATTGAGATTCTAATCAAAAGTGTCACAAATAATGCAATCAACACCAAACTGCCAAACCAGCCCTGCTCCTCTCCAATCGTACAAAAGATAAAATCCGTGCTCTGCTCAGGCACAAAATCAAACTTGGTCTGCGTGCCTTGCAAAAAACCTTTGCCAAAGAAACCTCCCGAACCAATTGCGATCTTAGACTGCGTTACATTCCATCCAGCACCGAGCGGATCAGCATCAGGGTTTACCAATGAGATCAATCTACTGCGCTGGTGAGGCTTAAGCACACTGGTCATCAAAAAGTCCACACTGACCACCGTAGCAAACACCATGGCACCGAGTACCACTGTAGCCAATATTCGCTTGGGCTGCTTAAAAGATACGCCAATCATAATTACACAAATCACAGTAGTAGCGATAAATAAGACCGTTTTGCTGACAAGCAGCGTCAGTATAAACAAGAGCACAAACGCGAACCCAAGTATGAAATAAATAGGGGACATACCCTCTCTAAACAATACAATGAGAAATGATCCAAATACCATAGCCGACCCTGCGTCTCCCTGTAAAAGAATAAGTAACATAGGCCCTCCTAATATCGCCAAGGCGATTAGCTGCGTTTTAGGGTTTTCAAATTTCACATGTACATCGCCCAAGTATTTGGCTAATGCCAATGCTGTGGCAAATTTGGCAAACTCTGCAGGCTGTAATCTGAAACTACCAATCTGAAACCATGATTTTGACCCCGCCACCACAGTACCCGTAGTAAGCACGGCTATGAGCAAAAGGATCACTGCTCCATAAATGAAATAGGCCGAATAGTCGTAGAATTTGAAATCTAAACTCATCACCCCAATGATCATGACCATGGCTGTTCCTATCCAAACCAATTGTTTGCCTGGATTGTAAGCCAATGAAAAAAGGCTGGCAGCATTTTCTTCATCGAAAATAGCGGCATATATACTAGACCAGCCCAGCAAAACCATCGCCAGGTATAAACTAATCGTGACCCAATCCACTCGATCTAATATACTCTCTCCTCTCATTCTTATTCGGTTTCCGTTTCGAGTATCTGATTATCCGTACCCACTGAATCGACCAAAGCAGGTGCAGGGACGTCTACTGCTTTCCTCTTATGATCACGAAAGTCTCCTGCCAAAACATAGTCTTCCAGCCATTGTCGAGTTTGTTTTCCTTTTAAGTAAGTTTCGATAAGCAAACTAGCTGTAGAAGCTGCTGCTCTACCTCCCCACCCTGCATTTTCTACAAATACTGAGATGGCAATTTTAGGATCATCCTTCGGCGCAAATGCCATAAAAACAGAATGATCTTCTCCATGAGGGTTCTCTACTGTACCTGTTTTTCCACAAATTTCTATATCAGAAATAATCGCTCTGGATGCCGTGCCTCCTAGTGCGTCTGCCATCCCTTGAATGATCACAGGAAAATGCTCCGCACTGATGCCCGTCTCGATTCTCTCCCTGTACTCTGGCAGAAGGTAATTAGATTCTCCAATAGCCTTGACCATATGTGGTCGATAATAGTACCCTCGATTGGCCATGATAGCTGCTAGATTAGTCATCTGAAT contains the following coding sequences:
- the rodA gene encoding rod shape-determining protein RodA; amino-acid sequence: MRGESILDRVDWVTISLYLAMVLLGWSSIYAAIFDEENAASLFSLAYNPGKQLVWIGTAMVMIIGVMSLDFKFYDYSAYFIYGAVILLLIAVLTTGTVVAGSKSWFQIGSFRLQPAEFAKFATALALAKYLGDVHVKFENPKTQLIALAILGGPMLLILLQGDAGSAMVFGSFLIVLFREGMSPIYFILGFAFVLLFILTLLVSKTVLFIATTVICVIMIGVSFKQPKRILATVVLGAMVFATVVSVDFLMTSVLKPHQRSRLISLVNPDADPLGAGWNVTQSKIAIGSGGFFGKGFLQGTQTKFDFVPEQSTDFIFCTIGEEQGWFGSLVLIALFVTLLIRISIIAERQKSKFARIYAYGVLSVFFFHFAVNIAMTIGFFPVIGIPLPFFSYGGSSLWSFTILLFILIKLDSHRMQILMR